The Acomys russatus chromosome X, mAcoRus1.1, whole genome shotgun sequence genome segment ATGGAAGAGATGTGAAAGAATCATGAAGCTGATTTAGGTAATAACAGACACACCCTGACTGAACTTGAAATTGCAAAATGTTTTACCACATtcctccatgtctttttttttttttttttttttttttttggacaagtcAGAATGAGTGCTTTCACCTGATTTTTTAGACAGCCTTGACTGTATCATCTCATGTCTGTGAATAATGGAAGCAAAAGACATCTTTTCTGGGATATCGGTTATAGGTTCAGGTTCCTGTAATaccaaaacgaaaacaaaacctTTGTAAGTCCTGACAGTAAAGACTGCAAATTACTTAGAGGGTTGCATGTGCAAGCCCTGTCCTGGGTACTATGAGTTCAACAGTAATCAGAAGAAAAGAGACATTTGATGCAGAAGTATACATCTAGATAAAAATATAGGTATAGAAATTAATTACATAAATCCATAACAAAAGATAGCACAAAGCTCCTTAGACTTggaatatgtacatacatacatacatacatacatacatacatacatacatacatacaatttaatGGTTTATTTggaatacattatttatttttattgtatatattcaaGTGTTTggctgcatatatgtatatgtaccacatacaCTGCCTCTGAGGCTAGAAGAGAATATTGTTtccttggaacttgagttacagatggtcatgagccactatACATGAGCAGTGGaaactgaacccatgtcctctgcagtATATTCTAAGAAGAATGTAAAGCATCATTCCAACATCCACGATCCTCATGTCTCGTTCATCTTGTAACATCTAGAAATCTACAGGTATGTGTGAAGCCAAACCAACCGGGCTTGTAAAAATGCAAACGCCAGCACCTAAGCGTACATGTTTAGGGAATGATATGGAGAAGAGCACATAATGAAACATTGAATGAAAAATAGCTACCTTTTCCCTATGGTTCCTCTTCCCAGTTTTAATAAACCATAGTAAGTCATAGTCCAAACACATTCaatgttttttaataaataacaGTTGATAAAGTTCATTCACACTGAATGCCATTTCTAGCAGTGAAGAATTCTCATGCCTTTCCGTGTCACCTGGCTGAGAATCTTCCCTTTGTCCAGCATTCCCATGCTGTGTGAGGatgtctcctgtctcttccttagCTGTCTTAAATGTCTGATGCCCTGTGATGACATCATCATAGTGTCTGTGTTCAGGTAACCCTATCTAACCTAGTAATAGCCCCCAACGAGCAAGAGTAACAGTGCTGGCCATCCAGatacaagaaagagaagctataAAGTGCCTCCATTACATGAGTAAGCAAGAATCCTGGACTtactaagaaaatttaaaaacatcataTGCCGAGGTTGTTAAAATCTGTGGTAAGAACAAATCTAATTTTGAAATTGGGAGGAATGCTAGCTTTGAGCTCAGATTTTAAAAGTTCACAGCCACTGAACTTCACTAAGTGAAGAGGAAAAGGGCATTCAGTTACAGAGATCTTTACTACATGCAGCTCTGAGTAGCCAGAGAAAATCTCCTAATGTAGTCTCTACAGGTAATTGGGCCTACTGTGTTTATGGTTTAATTCTCATTTATGAAAATTGTATGCATGTACTTAAAGCATATAGCTGATCAGTTTTTACCCTACTGGTCAtctctcttttattcttgttGTAGTTTATAGTAGTagggctgttgttgttttatctacTTCTATTTCAGCAGCCAATTTCATGGGATCCTGTTTTAGAATATTTAGGGTAGGGCTTAAACTCTCCTCATATATATTACTTTTCATAAACCCTGTAGAAGGCGATCACGTGTGTGAATACAAGACAAATACCCTTGAAGAATTGTCCTTCATTAATGCTCCTAATAAAACATGGTGGCTTCATGCCTGTCAAAATTCCCAGTGCAAGCTTAATCAGCGGTTCCACTAACCTTTGGTGGGACTTCTGACTCTGAATCATTTTTCTCCTCATATCTAGACTCCTTGGTCTCAGCCATAATTTCATCTTTGCTTCTGGCTCTCCTAGAAAGGTGGGAGGCAAAGCCCTTTTGCCTCTGTTTTGCCACAGCAATCCAAGCTGGCTCTGTAGAGTAACCTGCTTCCCAACTAGAGgtcttttctgagaaagaaatgaaaaagattaGAACAGAAGCCAGGCATAAAGGATGTCAGTCTGGTTGAGGCTTCCCACAATAGTGTTCCAAAGGGGATCCTTTTCGGCCACcaagcaaaaataaatagataccAAATAAAAAAGGGCCACTCACGTTTGTACCCTTCTTAGAAACTGAGAAGGGAGGATTGCGTAGTTAAATAGTTATGCATTAAAATGGGCATCCTGTCCTTTACTGGACCTTTTATTTTTAGCCATCTCTCTTCCCATCCCCAAATCAGGGCAGGACAATGGTTGACAGGCAGGCTGAGAAAATTCTCAAGATATCAGAGACTCAGACCATTGATATAATTCCTCCAATACTAAGAAAAATCTTATAGAATTTGTTACTTCTTCATCCCTTGTGCAATTATCATGGTAAAATGGGAGCAATCGGAAGCAGAGACCAGACTCTGCATGGATGATACTGAGAGTGCAACCTTTTTAGGAAAGAGTAGCCTTATAAGAAGATCACCTCAATCTGGATTAAATTAAAGTGATTTCAGGGTAAGAACATAAGCATATTGCTCTTAAAGAACTGGGTTTTGAAGATCTGTTTGGCAGATAAAAGTGACATGGTatatgtaaagttttttttttttttttaaatcacacaatTCTGCCCAAGGTACGTTACACATGATGGAGACGGGTGAGGAGGTGATCATGAAAAGTGAATGGACATCCTAACTGATGCCTCCTTCAGAAAATGAGACTCCAAGGAAGTCATCCAGAATGGGACACTGCCCCACCTCTAAATGCACAACTAGTCCTGTCAACTCACCAATACAGTTGGAAACCTAGAGGCTAGAGAGTACACAGCCCATCCAGCCAAGGCTTTGTCTTGCAGGTCTTCCCTCTACCCCAGAAACAAAACTCTCACCTGGAGGCCTGTAAACTGCTGCTTTCTTGAAAGTGCCTTCATATCTGGTCCTGTTCCCTTGCTTTTCCACAACGCTAAGTGCTGGGCTGGACTTCTTTGGGCCCCCACTGGGGTCCTGGAGAGCTCCTTTGCTCATCCAGTCTTTGCTTACTGATGATGAAACTGGGTCAAATGACGCAGAAGGATATGGATTCTCTATTCCACTCTTCTGTGAGATGCTTCGCAGCCGCACTCCGAAAACATTTTCGACACCAGCCCTGCTGCTAGATAGGACTGAAAGGCTCTCATTTCCATCAGGACTCTGAGGAAATTCCTCTTTAAAATAAGTGCCCAGGGCAACTAATGCTTTCTGGGCAGGAACAGTAGTAGGGCTTGCCAGGTTTAGTAGCAGAAATTGGGGTGCTTTTAGTGACATCCCCGTAGCCTTGACTGTATTTCATGGGTGTTGCTGAAGAAGCTGGACCTTTTGACATGGGCCTGCTGCCAAGAGTCTTCTCAGAAACGGTTCCTTCAGCAGCAATATTGGCAGATCTTAAATAAACTTCTTGCTCATAGTCAGCGCTCAAGAATGCCCGAGGCCGACTCGGAGGAGGATGCCCCTCAGGACGGCCCCACTCCGTGGATAAAATCGGTGACTGCAACCCAGACACATTGAAGGCTTGAGAAGGCTGCGTGGAAGGCAGGTGTCCTTCAGACTTCTTCCCCTCTTCAGGAAACCTGAGAGGAACTGAGGCTTTCTGCCAGTATTCAAGCTTCCCCGGGGACTGAGAGGCATCCCCTGCAAAACTGCTCCACTTCAAAGGGGCACCCTCAAAATACGGCAGAACTTCTTGAGGCCCTTCAGGCCTTCTGGGTGACTGAGAAGGCTGCTTCATGGGCAGATTCTTCAAAGTGGTGTCTTCCTTGGGCTCTTCGTTCCAGCTATATGAGGAACTGTGCTCCTCGAGTTTAGGCCTCAACTGGGCTCTGGACGGACGGCCCCTATTCCGAGGCCTAGGCTTTGTGTAAGTCTTCGTTTCACTATCAGTGCTCTCTGAAAACACTTGCTGTGCCATAAACCTCACAAACGACTGGGAAGGAGCAGCCCTACTATTCTGTGGTCTCTGAGAGCTCTCTTCAGCAACAGCACTCTCGAGACGGGAGGATATTTCCAGAACTTTGGATCTCACTGAGGACGAGGTGGGGCACCTGGGAGGCAGTGGCTTCCAAGGAGTGCCTCCCTCGGTAAAGGGACTCTGAAAACTTGATGGTATTTTCTGGACTTTATGTTTGACAATGGTTTGGGAAGGATGCCCTGAAAGCCATGCCTCCCTTGAAGCGTCCCCCTCTTTGGCAACACCTTCTAGACTTGAGGCTTGTTGCTCCAATTCAGGGCCCAAGGCCAGCTGAGGAGTATATTTGGAAGGCACTGGCTCTGGGCCAACGCTCCATTCTCCAGAAGCTCTCACTGGAGCTGAGGAAACGCCTTCCTTGAATTCTGAGCTCATTGGGGGCTGAGAATGAGGTCTTCTAGGCCTCATCACTATAGAAACTGCCTCTCCTACTGCACAGCTCTCGGGATCTGCTCTTGGCTGGCAAGGGAACCCAGAAGGCATTAACTCCACAGAGCTGCTCTGTGGTACAGAGACACTCCCTAAATCGGTGAAGACTGGTGGCTGCTTGACTGCTGATGCCATCAAGGGCTGAGAAGGTTTTCCGGGAATTGCTGGAGGAATAGGAATGTCCCATGCAGCAGCACTGTCTGGAGGCGCAGAGCCCTGTTCAAATGGAGTGGTCAGCCGTGCCTGCGAAGGGTGTCTAGGAGACAATGGGTCTACAGGAATGATCTGTCCTGCAGATGTGTTCACGGAGCCTGTGGAGACTGGTTGGTTGACTACTGACCCCATCAAGAGCTGAGAAGGCATTCTGGGAGCTGCTGAATAAATAGGATCGACCCACTTAGCACTAACACTGCCTTGGGGTACAGATATTTGCTCGAAGGTAGGGCTCAGCCATAGCTGCGAAGACCATCGGGGAGGACCTGGCTGTATAGAGATGCTCCCTTGGCCTTCAAGCTTATCTGGACCTGAGGGGACTTGCTTAGGTTTAGGGTTTGCCTGTGATTGGAAGGTAGGCTGAGCAGACCTTGCCTCCATGGGGCTGCTCCATTGGGTGGGAGCTCTCACTGAATCTTGGGTCATTGGTGGCTGGAATTTGGGCATCGCTGAAGGCTGAGAGGGAAGAAGCTCCATCAAAACATCACCTTTTACAGAGGTGCTTTCTGAGACCGGTTGGCTTTGAGGACTCGTTAAGGGCTGAGCGGGATACCTGGAGTGCACTGGACCCATGGAAATGATGTTAGCAGGGAGAGCCTCAAATTCTAAAGGCACGTTTTGATAAGGCTGCAACCTAGGCTGGGAAGGGGTCGGAGGCGCATGCTCCATAGATGTGTTCCCTTCTAATGCTGTACTCTCAGGAGTTGAAGAAAATGATTGCTTCCCCTGAGGCTTCATCCATGGCTGGAGAGGGTGTGTTGCAGGTCTTGGATCCACAGAAACCTCTCTTTCAAAAGCAGACACCTGTTGCTGGATGAAGGGTTTCAATAGTGGCTGAGAACGATGCCGCCGCCGCCAAGGAGGCAAAGGCTCCATGGAAGCACGTCCCTCAACTGCAACACTTTCTTCACCCAACGATAGTTCTTTCTTGGTGTTTGGACTAACTGGGGGGGCCTGGGAAGGATATCTGCGAGGCTGTGCAGCAATGCTTTCTTGAAAAACAGCAAGTTCTGGGCCTGCAAAAGCTTCTTTCTCAAGCACTGGTCTGGCTGGGGACTGAGAAGGACATCTGAGATGCAGCATCCCCTCTTCCATGGTTGCAACATCTGAGTAAGAGGGGGCTTTTTGCTCAGCATGGTACCCCACTGGGTGTTTTGAAGCCTTCCTAGGGGACCCTGGCTGAGTTAAAATGTCCCAGTCAGCAGGCATGTCCTCTAAGTCTGTAAACTCTTGATGCTCAGGCTGAGAGCACAACCATGCCTTGACAGTGTGTCTCGGAGACAATGGCTCCATAGACCTGCTCTGTCTTAGAGAAATGTTCACCAAGACAGGGGGTTGTTGCTGCCTAATAGAACTCACCATGGGTGGAGAAGTGTATATGGTGCGCACTGGCTTGGCAGAAACACTCCGCTCTTTGGGAGCACGCTTTGAAACCGGGGGCACTTCTTGCTTGTCTCTGAACTGCCCCCATGCCTGCTTGGGGCGTTCAAGAAGCTGCTCTTCCTCTGAGCTGCTCAGATCCTCGGAGCTGTGGTACTTCTCCACATAACTACTTGATTCTGTGGAGACTCCCTTTTCCTCGGCCTCCTCTAAGCCATGGGATTGGCTCCTGGGAGCCAGCTGCTCTCCAGAGATGAAACCTCTTGATTCTGAGCATTCTTCAAACTCCTCCAAGGACTGGGAAGAGTAGACAGATGTCACTTCCTCACTACTTCTCTCATCTTCTGAAGAACTCCTTGGTTCTGAGGAGACTTCTCTAGCTCGGGCTTTCCTTACTGGCTGGGATGAATATCCGTGAAACTTCTGCTTCTTCGTCATGCTCAGTCCTGCACCTACATTTTCTGATTTGAGAAAGACATCATCATCCTCATCGTCCTCATCgtcttcatcctcctctttcttcttcttcttctccttcttcttcttctcctcctcctcctcctcctcctcctcatctttatGCTTTAAAGAATGTGTAGGACCCAGCTGCATTTCAGAACTACTCTCATACTCTGATGAACTCTTAGACTCTGAGGAGATTTCCTTTGCATTTGGCCACCTTCTGAGAGGGAGAGACACTATCTGCACAGAACCATCATCTTTTACAGTAGCGCTTGAGACACTCCCAGAAAAGGCCCGGAGACCTCTTTTGGAATGCCTCTCTTTGTAATAAGTTGAACTCTTCAGGGTTGAGTGATGTTTGGGTTGAAACCTTTGCAAACCAGGTCTGAGTGCTTCTACCTCTTCTCCACCAACTTGAAAAGGGTTGGTATGTACTTGAGCCTCGCCTTTCATCGAGACAGTGGCCTCTTCTTGGCTTGTAGATTTTCTTATCCATGGCAGCAAAGCAGCTCGatcctttttcttcttgctcCCAGAAGACCGATCTTTACGGCGCGATGGTGGACTACCAGCCATGGACTCCACCATATACGTAGGTGTGGGCTGTGGTGCTGGTGCTTTTGAGGCTTCAACATCTATGTCAGTCATTTCCCTCTTCACATCCTCTTTATCTGACAGCATCTCCTGAGGCCTAGAAACTTCTGCTTCTGAGGTTGAAGGCTGCTCTGTGCTTTGCTTCTCCAGGTAAAGCTGCAAGAAAGAATGCTCCCTACCAGCCAACACTTCACTAGGTGAGGACTTGCCTCTACTGCTCAGGCCACACACTTGAGTGGATTTGGGAACGCTTCTTTCTATGATCCCTGACTCATTTTTGTCCCTTCTTCTACGTCTTCTTGGATAGGACTCTGAAGTCAAGTAGCCTGGGCTCAAGGCAGCATCGGTACTTAGAGCCTGACCTCTTGTCTTCTGCTCCTGGCTTGAGAGTCCTGTACcaaatggaaaagggaaaagagaaatgtgtgtgcTATTCTTCCCTGGCCAGGTTTACTACCAACTCCCCTGGTATGACGAAGCAACTATGCAGAGGCCATTCCTCTCTTCACTATTAGCTTTAAGCTAGGGGAGATGTTTATATCAAAGGGAAATTTCAGTCCTATGAGCAGCTAGTCCTGAGATTCAAAAAGAGGCAAAGTGTGATTTCGTAACAAGGATTCCATTTGAGAAACCTGGCTGGAGCAAGAGCAAggggaattatttttttaatgccttttatATTATTATCTGGGGTATGTGGGTATttggcttgcatgtatgtctctgttcGACATATGTGCTTGgcacctggtgcctgtggaagccagaagagggcagcagatcccctgcaactggagtcaCCGATGATTGTGAGCCTCCAAATGGGGAAActaaaccagggtcctctggaagcacaccaagtaagtgctcttaatctctgatctatctctccagcccagcaagggacatttttactttctgattagtatttatgttttctatataGTACTTATCCAAACTTCTTGTAATTTTACACTGTATGGATTTATGCTTCTTCTTCCTGGGGTAGCGGGGTTGGGGGATGTCAAATGAATTGTTTGAGAGGTTTGGGttatccccccacccacccaccctttttttttcattctctactTTCTTGCCTTAAGACAGTCCTGTGTAACACACATGTAAAGCAGTTCTTTGAATAGATGCAAAGCAGTACTCCCAACGTCCCAGGAATTGCGTCCCTGTGAATGCTCCATTCAGGACTTTTTTCCTGAGTGGAAGAACCCTagctgcttctgtttcttcaCAGATACTGTGTCTGTAGCACCACCTAGTGGTCGTATTGCAGCATACAGCACAGAGAAAAGTGGGTTTATGTTCTTTCTCAATCAGGCCCTTCTTATGGAACAGCAACCAAGGTACCCTAGAGGTATTGACTGAGTTCTAACTCCATGAATGAAAAGGACAACTGTGAGATATGACATTACACTCTTAATCtatgtcccttccttcctccttcttatCCTTCTTTGAAAGACTGTTTTACTCTATTTTTGAGGGGGAGGCGGGGAACATGCTTGAGGAAGTCTCATCTTAGAAACCACATGCGACAGCATTTGTGGAAAAACCCTAACAACCATTCAACTTAATTGatgaaaccaaaattaaatatgtCAAGCACCTCATGAAATTAGATTGCCATCTAGTTAAAGCTAAACTCCATCtaggcacacagacaaacacactatTTGTTCGGAAATTGGTTAGGTGACAGCTGCCAGGGCTACCTGCAGCGGCGCAAAGCTCTTGTAGCCATGGATATGTGAAGTCATTATGAACACAAAACCTTCTCCTCTATACTGAAAGAGAAAGGTAAGTCTTATAAACAATAATATGGGGGGAAGCATTTGGTTGTTCCTATCCTATTATACTGCTGAGGAAAAAGAGTGAATAGGCCATCACTGGCTGCACTCTACAGAACTCAGCAAGCATATTAGCTTGAAAGACTCAAACATATTTGCAAACAAAGCACCTCTCTGGTGGAAAATTCATCTAGATCAGATATAAAACCCTGTGCAACCTTTTCCATAAAACATGCACAAACATTGTTTTTGCCAGCTTAAGTAGAGACTCTCTGGCTTTACTTGTGTGAGccccctttttttattaaaagttttgttttatgatttcttaattatgtatataggtatatacCTCAGAAAAGGTCCTCAGAAAGCAGAACGACGGAAAGGTCACACAAAGTCACCCACAGTGGAGACCCTGCCTCCCTGGGTTGTGGTGAGATATCCAAGGGCCTGGTGTATACATAAGCttttaccatttttaaaagtatgtgtatatatagggAGGCGCCCACGGAAGCCACAGGTGTCatatcctccccccaccccccatgtggCTGGGGGGTAAAGGCAGTTGTGGGCTATCTTACTTGAGTGCTGAGGTTTGAACTGAGAGGCTCTGAAAGCAAtacatgctcttagctgctgaacccTCTCTCCGGATCACTTGTGTGCCTCTGACATGGAAAACCCCTGAGAGGATCCAGGGCAGCAGCCCCAGAGGGCAGTTTTGTTTCTAACTACCACCACACTGGACTGGAAGTCCAAGATCCACTGAGTGGCAGTGAAAGCATGCTAACCTGTGCTGTCCCTTTGCTGCTCCTTCTGGTCAGCTTGTTTTGTCTTGGTTGTAGTCTTTTCTTTGAATTCCAGTGAATGgtcttgatcttcctgctttacTTTCACCTGAAATACAGTTTTTTTAAGAGCGTTATTCTGATTGGCATAGCCCTCAGACCTTTTCATGAGTGAGCTAGGCAGAAAGCAGAATGCCAGAAGGGTCATACAAAGTCTCCCAAAGCAGAGAGCCTACCTCCCTGGGTTGTGGCAATATGTCCAGGGGCCCAATGCATATATAGGCCTTGGCCCCTAGGTTACTCTCCTTGCTTCTGGAGCTACCCTCTCAACTCatatttaacacattttaaagtaaaattaaaatgtctttttttcacttttatttttgagagtataGTATCataacatttctctcttctctctcctccctccagatCCTTCCATATACtactccttcttccttttcaaatgtGTGGCCTTTTTTCATTGTTatcacatgtatatatgtctatatatatacatatatatgtatgcattccTAAATATCACTTGCTTTATCCATATaacattacttgtatgtatatattttcagtgATGACTACTTGGTCTTAGATAACCACTTGGTGTCcttttccctgaggaagactatgTCTCCCACCCTCAGCATCCATTAATTGCTTATAGTTCTTTATGAAGGGCTGATGTCTCATGGGCTTTCTCTGATCCTCTTTGGCATATCTATTGATGTGTCCttattcagctcatgtttagcCTGTCATATTGGTGCAACTTCATGCACGGGTGTAGTTTCTGAATGGTAGAGGCAACTTTGGAAGAGTACCTGAATTACTTGTACTTTTGGGCTCTTCCCTGTCAAATATGCATGCTAGCCAGTCTCCGAGTCTCTTCCATCTATTTTAGTCCAGAATACCCAAAGAATTGATTGGGTGTTGGACTGGCTAATTATTTTTGCAGAACACACATCCTTTTAAACACCAGTATCTTTGACTTCTTAACTTTAACTGGCAATCTCTtagtcctttgttttctttttttaaagggtcTTTTATTACATTCagttctttgtgtgtgcacacacaaatgtgaaaATGGACGTGCATGTGCCACAAGGAATGTGTAgagagcagaggacaacttgcaggagtcagatCTCTCCTTGTATTCATCTTTTTACACGGGTGCtgaggatcagactcaggtcctcacccCTCACGACCAGCAGTTTACCTGTTGCCATGTGCTTTTTAagcaattttcaaatatttaatttttttgtttttgtttttcaaaattgtatgtatgtagtgtgtctCTGCGtgggtctgtgcatgtgtggctgCAGGTATGTAAAGATTTCAGAAGAAGACATAGGACTGctggagccggagttacaggtagttgtcagctacctgacatgggtgctgagaaacaaacctgggtccttggTAAGAACAGTACGAGTtgtcagccactgagc includes the following:
- the Kiaa1210 gene encoding LOW QUALITY PROTEIN: acrosomal protein KIAA1210 homolog (The sequence of the model RefSeq protein was modified relative to this genomic sequence to represent the inferred CDS: deleted 1 base in 1 codon), whose translation is MEGFEITEEGKKRSKFKALKSFFGKKKKKEPEDVPEGRLLKPSFSSSSINVSSLQPVLEIQSMEYTSKSSMGAKAVSHDSVFCLDPETENSGSKLHSSPQSWRGRSLKGASGPYLDPELSQSSQSSPQQPMGFSTPATSCLDSSAAKYKIALNPRKQKKKKRSTSVKVKQEDQDHSLEFKEKTTTKTKQADQKEQQRDSTGLSSQEQKTRGQALSTDAALSPGYLTSESYPRRRRRRDKNESGIIERSVPKSTQVCGLSSRGKSSPSEVLAGREHSFLQLYLEKQSTEQPSTSEAEVSRPQEMLSDKEDVKREMTDIDVEASKAPAPQPTPTYMVESMAGSPPSRRKDRSSGSKKKKDRAALLPWIRKSTSQEEATVSMKGEAQVHTNPFQVGGEEVEALRPGLQRFQPKHHSTLKSSTYYKERHSKRGLRAFSGSVSSATVKDDGSVQIVSLPLRRWPNAKEISSESKSSSEYESSSEMQLGPTHSLKHKDEEEEEEEEEKKKKEKKKKKEEDEDDEDDEDDDVFLKSENVGAGLSMTKKQKFHGYSSQPVRKARAREVSSEPRSSSEDERSSEEVTSVYSSQSLEEFEECSESRGFISGEQLAPRSQSHGLEEAEEKGVSTESSSYVEKYHSSEDLSSSEEEQLLERPKQAWGQFRDKQEVPPVSKRAPKERSVSAKPVRTIYTSPPMVSSIRQQQPPVLVNISLRQSRSMEPLSPRHTVKAWLCSQPEHQEFTDLEDMPADWDILTQPGCPSQSPARPVLEKEAFAGPELAVFQESIAAQPRRYPSQAPPVSPNTKKELSLGEESVAVEGRASMEPLPPWRRRHRSQPLLKPFIQQQVSAFEREVSVDPRPATHPLQPWMKPQGKQSFSSTPESTALEGNTSMEHAPPTPSQPRLQPYQNVPLEFEALPANIISMGPVHSRYPAQPLTSPQSQPVSESTSVKGDVLMELLPSQPSAMPKFQPPMTQDSVRAPTQWSSPMEARSAQPTFQSQANPKPKQVPSGPDKLEGQGSISIQPGPPRWSSQLWLSPTFEQISVPQGSVSAKWVDPIYSAAPRMPSQLLMGSIIPVDPLSPRHPSQARLTTPFEQGSAPPDSAAAWDIPIPPAIPGKPSQPLMASAVKQPPVFTDLGSVSVPQSSSVELMPSGFPCQPRADPESCAVGEAVSIVMRPRRPHSQPPMSSEFKEGVSSAPVRASGEWSVGPEPVPSKYTPQLALGPELEQQASSLEGVAKEGDASREAWLSGHPSQTIVKHKVQKIPSSFQSPFTEGGTPWKPLPPRCPTSSSVRSKVLEISSRLESAVAEESSQRPQNSRAAPSQSFVRFMAQQVFSESTDSETKTYTKPRPRNRGRPSRAQLRPKLEEHSSSYSWNEEPKEDTTLKNLPMKQPSQSPRRPEGPQEVLPYFEGAPLKWSSFAGDASQSPGKLEYWQKASVPLRFPEEGKKSEGHLPSTQPSQAFNVSGLQSPILSTEWGRPEGHPPPSRPRAFLSADYEQEVYLRSANIAAEGTVSEKTLGSRPMSKGPASSATPMKYSQGYGDVTKSTPISATKPASPTTVPAQKALVALGTYFKEEFPQSPDGNESLSVLSSSRAGVENVFGVRLRSISQKSGIENPYPSASFDPVSSSVSKDWMSKGALQDPSGGPKKSSPALSVVEKQGNRTRYEGTFKKAAVYRPPEKTSSWEAGYSTEPAWIAVAKQRQKGFASHLSRRARSKDEIMAETKESRYEEKNDSESEVPPKEPEPITDIPEKMSFASIIHRHEMIQSRLSKKSVAFEKKMFLPYMKEKETRRSSSLPPRFPSQKEPVWFLMAKKKAQAWSQMAETMQ